The Perca fluviatilis chromosome 2, GENO_Pfluv_1.0, whole genome shotgun sequence genome includes a region encoding these proteins:
- the rnf7 gene encoding RING-box protein 2, with translation MDDGDEPGIVLSHNTSSGSKSGGDKMFSLKKWNAVAMWSWDVECDTCAICRVQVMDACLRCQAENKQEDCVVVWGECNHSFHNCCMSLWVKQNNRCPLCQQDWVVQRIGK, from the exons ATGGATGACGGTGACGAGCCGGGGATAGTCCTCTCTCACAACACTTCTTCAGGCTCTAAGTCGGGCGGGGACAAGATGTTTTCCCTGAAGAAGTGGAACGCCGTAGCGATGTGGAGCTGGGACGTTGAGTGTGATACTTGCGCCATTTGTCGGGTACAAGTGATGG ACGCGTGTCTCCGATGCCAGGCGGAAAACAAACAGGAGGACTGTGTTG TTGTATGGGGAGAGTGCAACCACTCCTTCCATAACTGCTGCATGTCCCTTTGGGTGAAGCAGAACAATCGCTGTCCCCTCTGCCAGCAGGACTGGGTGGTTCAAAGAATCGGTAAATAA